In the genome of Porphyrobacter sp. ULC335, one region contains:
- a CDS encoding ShlB/FhaC/HecB family hemolysin secretion/activation protein, which translates to MPHAHSRWLGVYAPASAMPGALSLAGAAALAILPAPLLAQAVPVTPPNRSDLIPPDQRAGERGPSLTVDGDFERPPCALDRPEFADIRFTVRSAAFDGLARVPGLSLDAAYADYVGRELPVSVLCDIRAEANAMLRSQGYLATVEIPEQSLADGIPDFKVVFGRLSSVRVRGDAGPSERIVAGYLEKLTGGEVFNTNEAERYLLLADDLPGLDVRLSLRPAAGGAPGDLVGEVAVLRQRGMIDLNVQNFGSRAIGRFGGVLRGEIYDITGLGDRTSIAVFSTLEFAEQQTVQIGHDFRVGSEGLRLGGQFTWSTTDPSIGLPGFDVASDTIFASLFASYPVVRSRRHSLYADAGFDYIDQEVVLNNFGLSEDSVRMVYARIAGEVTDRRSLLRADGFTPFEPKFRLRYGAEVRQGVDVFGASPDCRANLLDCLFGGAAAPSRIEADPTPLLLRLNADIEYRPAPLLAFSLETQAQITGDALPAFEELAAGSFSIGRGYDPGAVLGDSGIMTAFEMRYGSLSPNSEAGVAWQPYVFTDVAFVRNEDPSRAGTNPDRLWSAGGGVRIAWGSGIQSDFLVAVPLERPDLAPTRGDVRFMFSLTARLFPWRFSQ; encoded by the coding sequence GTGCCGCACGCTCATTCACGTTGGCTTGGCGTGTACGCGCCTGCTTCGGCCATGCCGGGGGCGCTATCGCTTGCGGGCGCTGCGGCGCTCGCCATTCTGCCCGCGCCGCTGCTGGCGCAGGCCGTGCCGGTCACGCCGCCCAATCGTAGCGACCTGATCCCGCCCGACCAGCGCGCAGGAGAGCGTGGGCCATCGCTGACCGTCGATGGCGATTTCGAACGCCCCCCTTGCGCGCTTGATCGTCCGGAATTTGCCGACATCCGCTTTACTGTAAGGAGCGCGGCCTTTGACGGGCTGGCCCGCGTCCCCGGTCTTTCGCTTGATGCCGCTTATGCCGATTATGTCGGGCGCGAATTACCCGTGTCCGTGCTGTGCGATATCCGGGCCGAGGCCAACGCCATGCTGCGTTCCCAAGGTTACCTTGCCACGGTCGAAATCCCGGAGCAGAGCCTTGCCGACGGCATCCCTGATTTCAAGGTGGTGTTCGGCCGTCTGTCGTCGGTCCGAGTGCGCGGCGATGCCGGTCCGTCGGAGCGAATAGTTGCCGGTTACCTCGAAAAGCTGACCGGCGGCGAGGTGTTCAACACCAATGAGGCCGAACGTTACCTGCTTCTGGCGGACGATCTGCCCGGGCTTGACGTGCGATTGTCGCTGCGCCCTGCGGCGGGCGGCGCACCGGGTGATCTGGTGGGCGAAGTCGCGGTGCTACGCCAACGCGGGATGATCGATCTCAACGTCCAGAATTTCGGTTCAAGGGCAATCGGCCGGTTCGGCGGCGTGCTGCGGGGCGAGATCTATGACATCACCGGCCTTGGCGACCGCACGTCGATCGCCGTGTTCAGTACGCTCGAATTCGCCGAGCAGCAGACGGTCCAGATCGGCCATGATTTCCGCGTCGGCAGCGAAGGGTTGCGGCTGGGCGGGCAGTTCACCTGGAGCACCACCGATCCCTCGATCGGGCTGCCGGGGTTCGACGTCGCCTCGGACACGATCTTCGCCAGCCTGTTTGCCAGCTATCCGGTGGTGCGCAGCCGCCGGCACAGCCTCTATGCCGATGCCGGGTTCGATTACATCGATCAGGAGGTTGTGCTCAACAATTTCGGGCTGAGCGAAGACTCGGTGCGGATGGTCTACGCCCGGATCGCCGGGGAAGTGACCGATCGGCGATCGCTGCTGCGCGCGGATGGATTTACCCCGTTCGAGCCGAAGTTCCGGCTGCGCTACGGGGCCGAGGTGCGCCAGGGTGTCGATGTGTTCGGCGCCAGCCCTGATTGCCGCGCCAATCTGCTCGACTGCCTGTTCGGCGGCGCCGCAGCGCCCAGCCGGATTGAGGCCGATCCCACGCCGCTGCTGCTGCGGCTTAACGCGGATATCGAATACCGGCCCGCCCCGCTGCTGGCCTTCTCGCTTGAAACACAGGCCCAGATCACCGGCGATGCTTTGCCCGCGTTCGAGGAACTGGCGGCGGGATCGTTCTCGATCGGGCGGGGCTATGATCCGGGCGCGGTGCTGGGTGACAGCGGCATCATGACGGCCTTTGAGATGCGCTACGGCTCGCTCAGCCCCAATTCGGAAGCCGGGGTCGCGTGGCAGCCTTACGTCTTTACCGATGTCGCCTTCGTCCGGAACGAGGATCCGAGCCGGGCCGGCACCAATCCTGATCGCCTGTGGTCGGCAGGCGGCGGGGTGCGGATCGCGTGGGGCAGCGGCATCCAGAGCGACTTTCTGGTCGCCGTCCCGCTCGAACGGCCCGATCTCGCCCCCACCCGGGGCGATGTGCGCTTCATGTTCTCGCTGACGGCCCGCCTGTTCCCGTGGAGATTTTCGCAATGA
- a CDS encoding MBG domain-containing protein, with product MSQAVLKRSGLLVSCGSGALALGLMFGPGPVAAQGIQATGNVVFGGAGISQPLPDTTAVDVFTPTVVIDWTPLENAAGDALTFLPAGSAARYETGQLFNFAVLNRILPSTNGNIVEINGAVTSRVLSAAGPVPGGFVAFYSPTGLLIGGTATFDVGQLLLTTLNTTDTNFQNFAEQGSTLQLAAAQGSTARIQILPGAQILAARENGFFAVVAADVEMRGVARVNGSHAYVAGEVVNLSFSNGLFNISVPVGTAAAGEVVTLNGTVGGPSSTGATGDNHMIYAVARASQDPISMLFRGNLGFDPAQSAGVVNGEIILAANYNVFGRNVDGGNISNGVNAVFGGNTELTTVRADIALEDFAASSSLLAIGTHRTTAAAVNAASSAAGNLLLVGRELASLTAGNNRNLTIAGDVLVSAQDYGVTSSGLQSLDSINASGGTARLEAFGGGSINVAGQARVLADAFAGADDLNQIAGTAQGGQARLGGLGGGTVTIGSDVLVRAAGFGTNVSNILVGATARGGSAELFARSGGGVTINGSAIVDARAIGANGSEVNPSTPSDAFGGQALITVADGGGTITVLGSADADASATSRSVNAAGAGALAGAGVASASIAGPGTIGIGGDLRLTAVGRAGNNAGGTGGIGLGGRASATTLGGGTINVGAGFRADAIGFGGNGLDGGAGSGGIAGANAVIGTIAIVGDANAESDGTGGDASFGVGGTGGLGRGGNSFFQADGTLTQTARVTIGGNASALARGFGGRGGQGSISTGPQGGRGGDGIGGQFAVPNQADPAFTSGAFLLAGGDNGTLIIAGAADAVASGFGGEGGTGGIPGGGGRGGDGTGGLAQVGLALLGQNGSLGLGLASFNTVNALSDGIGGFGGTSFGAPGIGGDGTGGASVFSVSAGDATATEIDLSATGIGGGGATGGTGRGGQVSVLGSLGGTLTATDLSMGGAGFGGGAQAGAGGNAFGGNVAINGDAITVTVNGNALLDASAIGGGSTDGAGGNSTGGTAFAVAATTGVISITGHAQIFANAFGGSTATSFAGGNALGGLAYAEALGGGALSLGSVQVGAVGRGGSAATFEGGNGTGGIVRLRASGSGSRLTILRNLPAGFAADSPAGNAILNASGIGGATEGGSGIGGLGRGGTVEITASLGGSVNLPVNILNDPDRVADTMFIFARGTGGNSNVEDGTGGGAVGGTINLLVDGGTLVSGTATPSTLSQGGNSGNSSLNITGGDATAGLQSIRVINGGTLTIETQGGGASAQGGNGSGTGNGGNAVAGAVLFEVINATANLAGRFSLFNESFGGTGERGGNAGGGSITVNTQNAQINLSPSPTSPGILSLQSSMIGGAGLIAGGNAQGTTVNVTLAGTQITGGALTVEQIAIGGAASATNGAGGNAAGAAIQMAATNSALTLTGPLGITASAIGGDGGTSGQGGSGTGGTANLALTGTSLTVAPGGSQSPANIAIRADGTGGQAGTVGNSFGGTAALGLSGGSITAAQIEITALASSLGQAGQISGNATGGAAQIAISGASTLNATNIVVAGSAVTGPAGTVRGGTAGFAVASGSAATVNATSLGVFADATGGATNRAGQFLVTVGGGNVNLGALDAAANGGAVTGDPAPSQLVADGGNINVAGQLRAVAAGDLVVRSGQGGIIGSAATAGTVTTVALNAGGTIQILGDGSATGGLGGQTIGVQAGRSILLGGNLATRDGAISLTANSGGGQLLSQPPASVITMAQGSRINAGTGTVTIRLLDGAGDPQRVNGAIQLANITAGRIDVRNFGTSAGSNISVLADGVLTASGAGRAIDLASLNGEVINLAGDAGLVLTGGGHYGIFAATPTGSQIGSFSTYARRYNVANAAAYDTLNPGGNFAAFRIVPFLTVTPVDATRFYGSANPAFTASYTGFLPGDGVANLSGAPQLTTLATGTSNVGTFAINIALGSLLSEQGYQFVIGNPGLLTITPRPITVTADNLTRIYGNANPALGFTVGGLGLVNGDQLTGALTTTAGAATGVGNVAITQGSLAASANYALTFVNGQLTITPRPITVTADNLTRIYGNANPALGFTVGGLGLVNGDQLTGALTTTAGAATGVGNVAITQGSLAATANYALTFVNGQLTITPRPITVTADNLSKLLGLRDPAFTFTIGGDGLVNGDQLTGSLTRDPGERIGVFDIRQGSLTAGPNYAATFVGGQLTIDAPPVPPEINSATVVINTAAGIDTVPDSGEADDEERFGIEFPERPDAVLIAEDPLLDDPVASGGDASLYSGGAVPPAGGK from the coding sequence ATGAGCCAAGCTGTTCTCAAGCGTTCAGGACTGCTCGTCAGCTGCGGCAGCGGGGCGCTGGCATTGGGGTTGATGTTCGGCCCCGGTCCGGTGGCGGCGCAGGGCATCCAGGCGACTGGCAATGTCGTTTTCGGCGGCGCCGGGATCAGCCAGCCGCTTCCCGATACCACCGCTGTCGACGTGTTCACCCCCACCGTGGTGATCGATTGGACCCCGCTTGAGAATGCCGCTGGCGATGCGCTGACCTTCCTTCCCGCCGGGTCGGCCGCCCGTTACGAAACCGGGCAGCTCTTCAACTTTGCGGTGCTCAACCGCATCCTGCCCTCGACCAATGGCAATATCGTCGAAATCAACGGGGCGGTGACGTCACGCGTACTGAGTGCAGCCGGCCCCGTCCCCGGCGGGTTCGTGGCGTTCTATTCGCCCACCGGTCTGCTGATCGGCGGCACGGCGACCTTCGATGTGGGGCAGCTGTTGCTGACGACGCTCAACACCACGGACACAAATTTCCAGAACTTCGCCGAACAGGGCTCCACGCTCCAGCTCGCGGCGGCGCAGGGTTCGACCGCGCGCATCCAGATTCTGCCGGGTGCGCAAATCCTTGCCGCGCGTGAAAACGGCTTCTTCGCGGTGGTCGCCGCCGATGTCGAGATGCGCGGCGTTGCACGGGTCAACGGCAGCCATGCCTATGTCGCGGGCGAGGTGGTCAACCTTAGCTTTTCGAACGGGCTGTTCAATATCTCCGTTCCTGTCGGCACAGCTGCTGCGGGCGAAGTGGTGACGCTGAATGGCACCGTCGGCGGCCCGTCCAGCACCGGGGCAACCGGCGATAACCACATGATCTACGCGGTGGCTCGCGCTTCGCAGGATCCCATTTCGATGCTGTTCCGGGGCAATCTCGGATTTGATCCTGCGCAGAGCGCGGGCGTGGTCAATGGCGAGATCATCCTTGCGGCCAATTACAACGTGTTCGGGCGGAACGTTGATGGTGGCAACATCAGCAACGGCGTCAACGCCGTGTTCGGCGGCAACACGGAATTGACGACTGTGCGCGCCGACATAGCGCTTGAGGATTTCGCCGCCTCCAGCAGCCTGCTGGCGATCGGCACGCACCGGACAACGGCCGCGGCGGTGAACGCGGCGAGTTCGGCTGCGGGCAATCTGCTGCTGGTCGGGCGCGAGTTGGCAAGCCTGACGGCGGGCAATAACCGCAATCTGACGATTGCAGGCGATGTCCTGGTATCGGCGCAGGATTACGGCGTCACCAGTTCCGGCCTGCAATCGCTTGATAGCATCAATGCAAGTGGCGGCACGGCGCGGCTCGAGGCCTTTGGTGGCGGTTCTATCAATGTTGCCGGCCAGGCACGGGTGCTGGCCGATGCCTTTGCGGGGGCCGATGATCTCAATCAGATAGCGGGCACCGCGCAAGGCGGTCAGGCGCGGCTCGGCGGTTTGGGCGGCGGGACTGTCACCATCGGCAGCGATGTGCTGGTCAGGGCGGCCGGTTTCGGCACCAACGTTTCCAACATTCTGGTCGGTGCGACTGCCCGGGGCGGGTCGGCAGAACTGTTCGCACGCTCGGGCGGCGGCGTGACGATCAACGGCAGCGCCATCGTCGATGCGCGGGCCATTGGGGCGAACGGGTCGGAAGTGAACCCCTCCACACCATCCGACGCCTTCGGCGGACAAGCGCTGATTACGGTCGCCGACGGTGGCGGTACGATCACAGTGCTGGGCTCCGCCGACGCCGACGCCAGCGCCACGTCGCGCAGTGTGAACGCGGCGGGCGCCGGAGCCTTGGCCGGCGCAGGGGTTGCAAGTGCCTCGATCGCGGGGCCGGGGACCATCGGCATCGGCGGCGACCTCAGGCTGACTGCCGTAGGCCGCGCCGGTAACAATGCAGGGGGAACCGGCGGAATCGGGCTGGGCGGCCGTGCTTCGGCCACCACATTGGGCGGCGGCACGATCAACGTGGGGGCCGGGTTCAGGGCCGATGCCATCGGCTTTGGCGGCAATGGTCTGGACGGCGGCGCCGGGTCCGGAGGGATTGCCGGAGCCAATGCCGTGATCGGCACGATCGCGATTGTCGGTGATGCCAATGCCGAAAGCGATGGCACCGGCGGCGATGCTTCTTTCGGCGTCGGCGGCACCGGCGGGCTGGGCCGGGGAGGCAATTCCTTCTTCCAGGCCGATGGCACGCTGACGCAGACCGCGCGCGTTACCATCGGCGGCAATGCCAGCGCCTTGGCGCGGGGCTTTGGCGGGCGCGGCGGGCAGGGTTCGATCTCGACAGGACCGCAAGGCGGGCGCGGCGGCGACGGGATTGGCGGCCAGTTCGCTGTCCCCAATCAAGCCGATCCGGCCTTCACCAGCGGGGCTTTCCTCCTCGCGGGCGGGGATAACGGCACGCTGATCATCGCTGGCGCGGCCGACGCCGTTGCATCGGGCTTTGGCGGCGAAGGCGGCACGGGCGGCATTCCCGGCGGCGGCGGGCGCGGGGGCGATGGCACCGGCGGTCTCGCGCAGGTCGGGCTGGCGCTGCTCGGGCAGAACGGTTCGCTCGGCCTGGGGCTGGCGAGCTTCAACACCGTAAACGCCCTGTCGGACGGCATCGGCGGTTTCGGGGGAACCTCGTTCGGCGCGCCAGGCATTGGCGGCGACGGCACGGGCGGGGCGAGCGTCTTTTCAGTGAGCGCGGGCGACGCGACCGCGACCGAAATCGATCTCAGCGCTACCGGCATTGGCGGCGGGGGCGCCACCGGCGGCACCGGGCGCGGCGGGCAGGTTTCGGTGCTCGGCAGCCTTGGCGGCACCTTGACCGCCACCGATCTCAGCATGGGCGGCGCAGGCTTTGGCGGGGGTGCGCAAGCGGGCGCGGGCGGCAATGCGTTCGGCGGCAACGTGGCGATCAACGGGGACGCGATCACTGTCACCGTCAATGGCAATGCGTTGCTCGATGCCAGTGCCATCGGAGGCGGCTCGACCGATGGCGCAGGGGGGAACAGCACCGGCGGAACGGCCTTTGCCGTTGCCGCAACGACCGGCGTGATCAGCATCACCGGCCATGCGCAAATCTTCGCCAATGCTTTCGGCGGTAGCACCGCAACGTCCTTTGCCGGAGGCAATGCCCTCGGCGGGCTTGCCTATGCAGAAGCGCTGGGCGGCGGCGCGCTGTCGCTGGGCTCGGTGCAGGTCGGCGCGGTCGGGCGTGGCGGCTCCGCTGCCACGTTCGAAGGTGGCAATGGCACCGGCGGCATCGTGCGGCTGCGCGCGTCAGGCTCGGGCAGCCGGCTCACGATCCTGCGCAACCTGCCGGCCGGTTTTGCCGCGGATTCGCCCGCCGGCAACGCGATCCTCAATGCCAGCGGCATCGGGGGGGCAACAGAAGGCGGCAGCGGCATCGGCGGGCTGGGCCGGGGCGGTACGGTCGAGATCACAGCCAGCCTGGGTGGCAGCGTCAATCTGCCGGTCAACATTCTGAACGATCCTGACCGCGTTGCGGACACGATGTTCATCTTTGCCCGCGGCACCGGCGGCAATTCGAACGTGGAAGACGGCACCGGTGGCGGCGCGGTGGGCGGCACGATCAACCTGCTGGTGGATGGCGGCACGCTGGTGTCGGGCACGGCAACCCCTTCGACCCTGTCGCAAGGCGGCAATTCGGGCAATTCCTCGCTCAACATCACCGGCGGCGATGCGACCGCGGGGCTGCAATCGATCCGGGTGATCAATGGCGGCACGCTGACGATCGAGACCCAAGGCGGCGGGGCGAGCGCGCAGGGCGGCAATGGCTCTGGCACCGGCAATGGCGGCAATGCGGTCGCGGGCGCGGTTTTGTTCGAGGTGATCAACGCCACCGCCAATCTGGCCGGCAGGTTCAGCCTGTTCAACGAATCCTTCGGCGGCACTGGCGAGCGCGGCGGCAATGCCGGGGGCGGATCAATCACCGTCAACACCCAGAACGCGCAGATCAACCTTTCGCCAAGCCCAACAAGCCCGGGTATCCTGTCGCTCCAGAGCAGCATGATCGGCGGCGCGGGCCTTATCGCGGGCGGCAATGCGCAAGGGACGACGGTCAATGTCACCCTCGCAGGCACCCAGATCACCGGCGGTGCTTTGACAGTCGAACAGATCGCTATCGGCGGCGCGGCTTCGGCCACGAACGGGGCCGGCGGCAATGCCGCCGGCGCGGCGATCCAGATGGCCGCCACCAATTCGGCACTGACGTTGACAGGCCCGCTGGGTATCACCGCATCCGCCATCGGCGGCGATGGCGGGACGAGCGGGCAGGGCGGTTCGGGCACCGGCGGCACGGCCAATCTGGCGCTTACCGGCACCAGTCTCACGGTCGCGCCCGGCGGTTCTCAGTCGCCCGCCAATATCGCGATCCGCGCTGACGGCACGGGCGGACAGGCCGGCACGGTCGGCAATTCGTTTGGCGGCACAGCCGCGCTGGGGCTCAGCGGCGGGTCGATCACTGCCGCGCAGATTGAGATCACGGCGCTAGCCTCCTCGCTAGGGCAGGCCGGGCAGATCAGCGGCAACGCCACGGGCGGCGCGGCGCAGATCGCGATTTCTGGCGCAAGCACGCTGAATGCTACCAACATCGTGGTCGCCGGTAGCGCCGTCACCGGGCCGGCGGGCACGGTGCGCGGCGGCACGGCGGGCTTTGCTGTCGCGAGCGGCAGCGCGGCGACAGTCAATGCGACCAGCCTCGGGGTGTTTGCCGATGCGACGGGCGGCGCGACCAACCGCGCCGGGCAGTTCCTTGTCACTGTCGGCGGCGGCAATGTGAACCTTGGCGCTCTGGACGCGGCGGCCAACGGCGGCGCGGTGACCGGCGATCCGGCGCCATCGCAACTGGTGGCCGATGGCGGCAATATCAATGTCGCCGGTCAGCTGAGAGCTGTCGCGGCGGGTGATCTTGTCGTGCGCAGCGGACAGGGCGGTATCATCGGCAGCGCGGCGACGGCCGGGACCGTCACCACTGTCGCGTTGAACGCAGGGGGCACGATCCAGATCCTCGGCGATGGCAGTGCGACCGGCGGGCTGGGCGGGCAAACCATCGGCGTGCAGGCCGGTCGCTCGATCCTGCTGGGCGGCAATCTGGCGACCCGTGACGGAGCGATATCGCTGACCGCCAACAGCGGCGGCGGACAGTTACTGAGCCAGCCTCCGGCATCGGTGATCACCATGGCGCAGGGAAGCCGGATCAACGCCGGCACCGGCACGGTCACGATCCGCCTGCTGGATGGCGCGGGCGATCCCCAGCGGGTCAACGGCGCGATCCAGCTCGCCAATATCACGGCGGGCCGCATTGATGTGCGCAATTTCGGCACCAGTGCGGGCAGCAATATCTCTGTGCTGGCCGATGGCGTGCTGACCGCATCGGGTGCGGGGCGGGCTATCGATCTGGCATCGCTGAACGGGGAGGTCATCAATCTTGCGGGCGATGCGGGCCTCGTGCTGACCGGCGGGGGCCACTACGGCATTTTCGCCGCCACGCCGACCGGGTCGCAGATCGGCAGTTTTTCGACCTACGCCCGGCGTTACAACGTCGCCAACGCAGCGGCTTATGATACGCTCAATCCCGGGGGCAATTTTGCCGCCTTCCGGATTGTGCCGTTCCTCACGGTCACGCCCGTTGATGCGACGCGCTTCTATGGCAGTGCCAATCCGGCGTTCACGGCAAGCTATACAGGCTTCCTGCCCGGCGACGGGGTGGCAAACCTTTCGGGCGCGCCGCAGCTGACCACGCTGGCGACGGGCACATCGAATGTGGGCACCTTCGCGATCAATATCGCGCTTGGTTCGTTGCTGAGCGAGCAGGGCTACCAGTTTGTTATCGGCAATCCGGGCCTTCTGACCATCACGCCGCGCCCGATCACGGTGACGGCGGATAATCTGACGCGGATTTATGGCAACGCCAATCCGGCGCTTGGCTTTACGGTCGGCGGGCTGGGTCTGGTGAATGGCGATCAGCTGACCGGCGCGCTCACCACCACCGCTGGCGCGGCCACGGGCGTGGGCAATGTGGCGATCACGCAAGGCTCGCTGGCGGCGAGTGCCAACTACGCGCTGACCTTCGTGAACGGCCAGCTGACCATCACGCCGCGCCCGATCACGGTGACGGCGGATAATCTGACGCGGATTTATGGCAACGCCAATCCGGCGCTGGGCTTCACGGTCGGCGGGCTGGGTCTGGTGAATGGCGATCAACTGACCGGCGCGCTTACCACCACCGCTGGCGCGGCCACGGGCGTCGGCAATGTGGCGATCACGCAAGGCTCGCTGGCAGCGACTGCCAATTACGCGCTGACCTTCGTGAATGGCCAGCTGACCATCACGCCGCGCCCGATCACGGTGACGGCGGACAATTTGTCCAAGCTGCTGGGTCTGCGCGATCCGGCGTTCACCTTCACGATTGGCGGCGATGGGCTGGTCAATGGCGACCAGCTGACCGGCAGTCTGACGCGCGATCCGGGTGAGCGGATCGGGGTCTTCGACATCCGGCAGGGGTCATTGACAGCCGGGCCCAATTACGCCGCCACCTTCGTCGGCGGTCAATTGACCATTGATGCG